A window of the Nitrospira sp. genome harbors these coding sequences:
- the cysE gene encoding serine O-acetyltransferase, translated as MLAKIKQDLQAVFDRDPAATSKLEVILTYAGFHALLAYRISHWLKSYDVPILPRVISQLARWVTGVEIHPSAKIGTGFFIDHGMGVVIGETAEIGDYVTLFQDVTLGGTGKERGKRHPTLGNHVVVGAGAKILGGIKIGDNVKIGANSVVLKNVPANSTVIGVPARVIKSQGERLPDATMDQVDLPDPISDRLIALEQELIELRKKVDDRNS; from the coding sequence ATGTTAGCGAAAATTAAGCAAGATCTCCAAGCCGTTTTTGACCGAGATCCGGCGGCCACAAGCAAGCTCGAAGTGATCCTCACCTATGCGGGCTTCCACGCATTGCTCGCCTATCGCATCTCCCATTGGCTCAAGTCATACGATGTACCGATCCTGCCGCGCGTGATTTCGCAATTGGCCCGCTGGGTGACCGGGGTGGAGATCCATCCTTCCGCCAAGATCGGGACCGGCTTTTTCATCGACCATGGGATGGGAGTTGTGATCGGGGAAACGGCGGAAATCGGGGATTATGTGACCCTCTTCCAAGACGTAACATTGGGAGGAACGGGCAAGGAACGTGGCAAGCGGCATCCGACGCTCGGCAATCATGTGGTGGTGGGAGCCGGTGCGAAGATTCTCGGCGGCATCAAGATCGGTGATAACGTCAAGATCGGAGCGAATTCAGTCGTCTTGAAGAACGTGCCTGCTAATTCGACGGTGATCGGTGTACCGGCCCGCGTCATCAAGTCCCAGGGCGAACGCCTACCTGACGCGACCATGGATCAAGTCGATCTGCCCGACCCAATCAGTGATCGGTTGATTGCTCTTGAACAGGAATTGATCGAACTCCGCAAAAAAGTCGATGATCGGAATTCTTGA
- the ispF gene encoding 2-C-methyl-D-erythritol 2,4-cyclodiphosphate synthase — MRTGSRIGYGYDVHPLGADRRLILGGIEIPHIKGLLGHSDSDVLVHAICDALLGAMGEGDLGRHYPSSDPKYKGISSLKLLEDVMAKLKAKGYRVGNIDSVIVAQAPRLGPHLPAMQKKIAETAGIEPDLVNVKVKSGEGLDAVGREEGMIAHAVCLIEPV; from the coding sequence ATGAGGACGGGATCTCGCATCGGCTATGGGTACGATGTCCACCCGCTCGGAGCGGATCGTCGATTGATCCTGGGAGGGATTGAGATTCCACACATAAAAGGATTGCTCGGCCATTCTGACTCCGACGTCCTTGTTCACGCGATTTGCGATGCTCTATTGGGAGCGATGGGGGAGGGGGATCTCGGTCGGCACTATCCAAGTTCCGATCCCAAGTATAAGGGGATCTCAAGTTTGAAACTGCTGGAAGACGTCATGGCGAAGCTGAAAGCGAAGGGGTATCGGGTGGGAAACATCGACAGCGTGATTGTGGCCCAGGCCCCTCGGCTCGGGCCTCATCTTCCAGCGATGCAGAAGAAAATAGCGGAAACTGCCGGCATCGAGCCGGATCTCGTCAATGTAAAGGTGAAAAGTGGGGAAGGCTTGGATGCGGTCGGACGTGAAGAGGGGATGATCGCGCATGCCGTGTGTTTAATAGAACCGGTTTGA